A DNA window from Pseudoalteromonas marina contains the following coding sequences:
- a CDS encoding tetratricopeptide repeat protein, which produces MRISKVLPLIMASVLSTNLAYANTDALPLCETAECTSDFKKLRNFAINGSSEAASLLAIAYANGEGVSQDEAYARKFMLRAIKWKDPFAIHQASHWYRTGHIFDKDVARADELLNRVVDRGFPPALVDKAKQLFAENNKNSDKLAFDLLIKAKESTYLPAYELLAVFYEHGIGTEASLYQSAKMHKTLAIRGHEGAQEKLDKLVAIIEQQNINIDGLKVSQDIERLDPVLLDVHSEIKDLIAKLKTTDYDGRSTVSRIQGQACSDAGNGCYIQFNRNSPGMIPNVVTGTIKGRFLGQ; this is translated from the coding sequence ATGAGAATATCTAAAGTTTTACCTTTAATTATGGCGTCGGTCTTATCAACTAATTTGGCTTATGCAAATACAGACGCACTTCCTTTGTGTGAAACTGCTGAATGTACATCGGATTTCAAAAAGCTCAGAAATTTTGCCATTAACGGTAGTAGCGAAGCTGCTAGCTTACTTGCCATTGCTTATGCAAATGGTGAAGGCGTAAGCCAAGACGAAGCATATGCCAGAAAGTTTATGTTAAGAGCTATTAAGTGGAAAGACCCTTTTGCTATACATCAGGCTTCGCATTGGTATAGAACAGGGCATATTTTTGATAAAGATGTAGCAAGAGCTGATGAGTTATTAAACCGAGTTGTTGATAGAGGTTTTCCGCCAGCTTTGGTAGACAAGGCGAAACAGTTGTTTGCTGAAAATAATAAAAATTCAGACAAATTAGCATTCGATCTGCTAATTAAGGCAAAAGAGTCAACTTATTTGCCAGCTTATGAGCTGTTAGCTGTTTTTTATGAACATGGTATAGGCACTGAAGCTAGTTTGTATCAGTCAGCTAAAATGCATAAAACGCTGGCTATTCGTGGTCATGAAGGTGCGCAAGAAAAATTAGATAAATTAGTTGCAATAATTGAACAGCAAAATATAAACATTGACGGTTTAAAGGTAAGTCAAGACATTGAGCGTTTAGATCCTGTTTTATTGGACGTCCATTCAGAAATTAAAGATTTGATTGCCAAACTAAAGACTACGGATTATGACGGTAGAAGCACTGTTTCTAGAATACAAGGTCAGGCATGTTCAGATGCGGGGAATGGTTGCTATATACAATTTAATAGAAACTCTCCAGGTATGATACCTAATGTTGTTACAGGGACAATTAAAGGTCGCTTCTTAGGTCAATAG
- a CDS encoding S41 family peptidase, which produces MVKISMLKLSTSCLIISFMGFANSAVLPKTDKQWQTVTENDIRAAYSITEKNHPGMFDINNISFPDLLKQAKAEALALSKQMSGPQAHAAAIARFSTVLQDGHAGAFSSIDRPARRWPGFSALWRGDALKVYYSEISTIKKGDIVSQCDGQSTEALMRKRVFKFHGQVAQPGHWWQQGWRLLTDVGNPFLVPLKECEFVKPNGNTYKQVLNWSVRPKSVSKHLENAYNGDELPIDLIWPEKNIAWIAMASFSVNDKQAADYKKVFEKIQQQRSKLLTAKAVVLDLRHNQGGSSYWSSQIAKELWGKKVVEQKTAGTTQNEQVWWRASKDNTDYVESLLDVVKDQPELLKIVKAVAAGMALSLKSGDPFYVERESTTLNILPEEPLLSDFKTKVFVIVPPQCASACLDALDKFKLFENTTLFGAPSSADSLYMEVRLADLPSGLGKVVVPNKVYVNRARGAGDFYKPDIAYNGVDWTTNILLEQIKRIP; this is translated from the coding sequence ATGGTTAAAATATCTATGCTAAAACTTTCTACTAGCTGCTTAATTATATCCTTTATGGGCTTTGCAAATAGCGCAGTATTACCGAAAACGGATAAGCAATGGCAAACAGTGACAGAAAACGATATTCGCGCTGCTTATAGCATTACCGAAAAAAATCACCCCGGTATGTTTGATATTAATAACATTTCGTTTCCTGATTTATTAAAACAAGCCAAAGCAGAGGCGCTTGCTCTGTCTAAGCAAATGAGTGGGCCGCAAGCTCATGCAGCGGCAATTGCACGTTTTAGCACGGTGTTACAAGATGGTCATGCTGGTGCGTTTTCAAGCATCGACAGGCCTGCGCGACGCTGGCCCGGTTTTAGTGCTTTATGGCGAGGTGATGCCCTAAAAGTGTATTACAGTGAAATTAGCACTATTAAAAAAGGGGATATTGTAAGCCAATGTGATGGGCAAAGTACTGAAGCTTTGATGCGCAAAAGAGTGTTTAAATTTCATGGGCAAGTTGCTCAACCGGGGCATTGGTGGCAGCAAGGTTGGCGGTTACTAACGGATGTAGGGAATCCATTTTTAGTCCCCCTAAAAGAATGCGAGTTTGTTAAACCCAATGGCAATACCTATAAACAGGTTTTAAATTGGTCTGTAAGGCCTAAATCAGTCAGTAAGCATTTAGAAAATGCCTACAATGGTGATGAACTTCCCATTGATTTAATCTGGCCTGAAAAAAACATTGCGTGGATTGCTATGGCCAGCTTTTCAGTAAATGATAAACAAGCAGCTGACTACAAAAAAGTGTTTGAAAAAATACAACAGCAACGTAGCAAGTTACTTACTGCAAAAGCCGTGGTATTAGATTTGCGCCATAATCAAGGTGGCTCATCTTATTGGAGCTCACAAATAGCCAAAGAATTATGGGGCAAAAAAGTAGTAGAACAAAAAACAGCTGGTACTACTCAAAACGAGCAAGTGTGGTGGAGAGCGTCAAAAGATAATACTGACTATGTAGAGTCTTTATTAGACGTTGTAAAAGATCAGCCTGAATTATTGAAAATAGTTAAAGCTGTAGCTGCGGGCATGGCTTTATCGCTTAAAAGTGGTGATCCATTTTATGTAGAACGAGAGTCTACTACGCTAAATATCCTACCAGAAGAGCCCTTATTGAGTGACTTTAAAACCAAGGTGTTTGTTATAGTGCCGCCGCAATGCGCCAGTGCTTGTTTAGATGCGCTTGATAAGTTTAAGCTTTTTGAAAATACCACGTTGTTTGGTGCACCCAGTAGCGCTGACTCGCTGTATATGGAGGTACGTTTAGCCGATTTACCTTCAGGCTTAGGTAAAGTTGTAGTGCCAAATAAAGTATATGTAAATAGAGCGCGAGGGGCAGGTGATTTTTACAAGCCAGATATTGCGTATAACGGCGTTGATTGGACAACGAATATACTATTAGAGCAGATTAAGCGCATCCCATAG
- a CDS encoding asparagine synthase-related protein produces MAKFFGIYCASGLTQHHDFIINKFKNEDTKVNGGTINEVHEQALYLASLDYETFGPHAFLQTDSHIATLVGHPLLSANRNNDLNTLNSHYTNAMLTGCEGVFCMARYNKVTNVLNLVTDSLGVRPFYYMYYEGAFIFSTQYSLLKNLGLPLTCNHEGMMEYATLGYYLFEHTHYNEISCIRPGTRLEASCKGVTKTQYFDWCSLTKNNDNYEKTLHSLKQDLSNNVNKYIDNDNHVLTTLSGGLDSRLIACLLKRQNVNITALNFSQHQTQDLYCATAFAKSQKIELDVIRVNDTQAKTIEDRLGEHWLNGQHPDHPKVTRPRLAWSGNGGSVGLGVIYYSDEVYEAALTQKPERLADAYLSQQFAYIPKSIIHNAEKMQARLKANIVTSLKEFGDIPLEKAYYLFLLLNDQHHHLAIPFDKVDEYQMDFCLPFYSWKVLRHVLSQPTSQVRKHRFYHDFLRYAFPEALDSPWQAYPGHVPCLLPKKGIDQWQIKRPKQFKPTKVYQIFSQLMTSQHKQLVNLASFSAVALLHASGIRSYNDKLKVIENMLKW; encoded by the coding sequence ATGGCGAAATTTTTTGGGATTTATTGTGCATCAGGACTAACTCAACATCATGATTTTATTATTAATAAATTTAAAAATGAAGATACTAAAGTAAACGGTGGCACAATAAACGAAGTACATGAACAGGCTCTTTACTTGGCTAGTTTAGATTATGAAACCTTTGGCCCACATGCTTTTTTGCAAACAGATTCGCATATTGCAACACTGGTTGGTCATCCACTTTTAAGCGCGAACCGAAATAACGATTTAAACACCCTAAACTCACATTATACCAATGCAATGCTTACAGGATGTGAAGGTGTTTTTTGTATGGCACGGTATAACAAGGTTACGAATGTATTAAACTTAGTTACCGATTCCCTTGGGGTTCGCCCTTTTTATTATATGTATTATGAAGGTGCTTTTATTTTTAGTACCCAATATAGCTTACTCAAAAACTTAGGCTTACCACTTACCTGTAATCACGAAGGAATGATGGAATATGCAACACTTGGGTATTACCTATTTGAGCATACCCATTACAACGAAATTTCGTGTATTCGCCCAGGAACTCGCCTAGAAGCATCATGTAAGGGGGTTACTAAAACACAGTATTTTGACTGGTGCAGCCTTACTAAAAATAATGATAATTACGAAAAAACACTGCATAGCTTAAAGCAAGACCTATCTAACAATGTAAACAAATATATTGATAACGATAATCACGTGCTTACTACGCTATCGGGTGGATTAGACTCAAGGTTGATTGCGTGCTTGCTTAAAAGGCAAAATGTAAACATCACCGCGCTTAATTTTTCACAGCATCAAACACAAGACTTATACTGCGCAACAGCGTTCGCAAAAAGCCAAAAAATTGAGCTTGATGTTATTCGTGTTAACGATACGCAGGCAAAAACAATTGAAGACAGACTAGGCGAGCATTGGTTAAACGGCCAACATCCAGACCACCCTAAAGTAACACGTCCTCGTTTAGCATGGTCTGGCAATGGAGGCAGTGTTGGGCTGGGTGTTATTTACTACTCAGATGAAGTTTACGAAGCGGCTTTAACACAAAAACCTGAGCGCCTTGCTGACGCTTATTTATCGCAACAATTTGCTTATATCCCCAAATCAATAATCCATAACGCTGAAAAAATGCAAGCCAGACTAAAAGCTAATATCGTAACTTCATTAAAAGAGTTTGGAGATATTCCTCTTGAAAAAGCTTACTATCTGTTTTTATTACTTAACGATCAGCATCACCATTTAGCCATTCCATTCGATAAAGTGGACGAGTATCAAATGGATTTTTGCCTGCCCTTTTATTCCTGGAAAGTACTTAGACATGTTTTGTCGCAGCCAACGTCACAAGTAAGAAAGCATCGCTTTTATCATGATTTTTTACGCTATGCATTCCCCGAAGCCCTAGATTCGCCTTGGCAAGCATATCCTGGCCATGTTCCATGTTTATTACCAAAAAAAGGGATTGATCAATGGCAAATTAAACGCCCCAAGCAGTTTAAACCCACTAAGGTGTACCAAATTTTCAGTCAGTTAATGACAAGCCAACATAAGCAATTAGTTAACCTAGCCTCGTTTAGTGCGGTTGCCTTACTGCATGCTTCTGGCATTAGAAGCTATAACGATAAGCTAAAGGTTATTGAAAATATGCTTAAGTGGTAA